A genomic segment from bacterium encodes:
- a CDS encoding UPF0280 family protein, with amino-acid sequence MHQERTYRARSVASDLVRFEVGIQETDLLIFAERDLKAEATAAVLKYRNQIEDYIIQDPEFQTILVPYPVSELAPQIVKQMAAAANQANVGPMAAIAGAIADFVALDLADNTRDLIIENGGDIYIRTQKPRRILIYAGNSPYSEKVGIEIRPEQTPCGVCTSSGTVGHSLSFGKADAVTIVAKTATLADAVATAVGNIIKEPTDINAGIAFARNIQGITGVVIIIKDKLGVWGDIQLWK; translated from the coding sequence ATGCATCAAGAACGAACTTATCGTGCGCGATCTGTTGCTTCGGATTTAGTCCGGTTTGAAGTGGGTATTCAAGAGACTGATTTATTGATTTTTGCTGAGAGAGACCTGAAAGCAGAAGCGACCGCAGCGGTGTTAAAATATCGGAACCAAATTGAAGACTATATTATTCAAGATCCGGAATTTCAGACGATATTAGTTCCGTATCCCGTATCAGAGCTCGCGCCACAAATTGTTAAACAGATGGCAGCCGCAGCGAATCAAGCTAACGTCGGACCGATGGCAGCGATCGCTGGAGCGATAGCGGATTTTGTGGCGCTGGATTTAGCAGATAATACTAGGGATTTGATTATCGAAAATGGCGGCGATATTTACATCCGAACCCAGAAACCACGACGAATCCTAATTTATGCCGGCAACTCGCCATATTCCGAAAAGGTTGGAATTGAAATCAGACCGGAACAAACTCCATGTGGAGTATGTACTTCCTCAGGAACAGTTGGTCATTCGTTAAGTTTTGGTAAAGCGGATGCTGTGACTATTGTAGCGAAAACCGCAACGTTAGCTGATGCGGTAGCTACCGCCGTTGGGAATATCATTAAAGAACCTACGGATATTAACGCTGGGATAGCATTTGCTCGAAATATTCAAGGGATCACCGGCGTGGTCATTATCATCAAAGATAAACTTGGTGTCTGGGGAGATATCCAATTATGGAAATAA
- the cysK gene encoding cysteine synthase A: MAIAENILDLIGNTPLVKLHHLFRPNSATVYAKLEFQNPGGSVKDRICIAMLEEAEKRGLIKPGSTIVEPTSGNTGIGLALVAAVKKYRLILTMPESMSEERIKMLKLYGAEVILTPAKDGMLGAIAKAEEIIANTPGAFMPQQFKNPANPAIHRKTTGPEIFKALKGNLDAVVIGVGTGGTLTGIAEFLKKKKPAIKIIAVEPASSAVLSGKKAGPHTIQGIGAGFIPEVLNPKVIDEIVCINDTEAYQMAKRLATEEGILAGISSGAAVAAASKIAEQLGQGKIVVVILPDRGERYLSVAEFS; this comes from the coding sequence TTGGCAATTGCAGAAAATATTTTAGACCTCATCGGAAATACACCGTTAGTCAAATTACATCATCTTTTCCGACCAAATTCGGCGACAGTTTATGCAAAACTTGAATTCCAGAATCCGGGTGGAAGCGTGAAAGACCGAATTTGTATAGCAATGCTCGAAGAAGCGGAAAAGCGCGGATTAATTAAACCGGGTTCAACTATAGTTGAACCGACGAGCGGAAACACCGGCATAGGGTTAGCGCTGGTTGCTGCGGTAAAAAAATATCGGCTCATTTTAACGATGCCGGAATCAATGAGTGAAGAACGGATAAAAATGCTGAAGTTGTATGGAGCAGAAGTGATTCTCACTCCGGCAAAAGACGGTATGCTTGGTGCGATTGCAAAAGCGGAAGAAATTATCGCGAATACTCCCGGTGCATTTATGCCGCAACAGTTTAAAAATCCAGCGAATCCGGCGATACATCGGAAAACTACCGGTCCGGAAATTTTTAAAGCGCTCAAAGGTAACCTTGACGCGGTAGTTATCGGCGTTGGAACCGGCGGAACGTTAACAGGAATAGCCGAATTTTTAAAAAAGAAGAAACCGGCGATTAAAATCATTGCCGTTGAACCAGCATCGTCAGCGGTTCTCTCCGGTAAAAAAGCTGGACCGCATACTATTCAAGGGATAGGTGCCGGATTTATTCCAGAAGTGTTAAATCCAAAGGTTATAGATGAAATTGTTTGTATTAACGATACTGAAGCGTATCAAATGGCAAAACGATTGGCTACCGAAGAAGGGATACTTGCTGGGATATCGAGCGGAGCCGCGGTGGCTGCAGCAAGCAAAATAGCAGAACAATTAGGACAGGGAAAAATTGTGGTCGTCATTCTGCCGGATCGTGGTGAACGATACTTAAGTGTTGCAGAATTTAGTTAA
- a CDS encoding UbiA family prenyltransferase, with amino-acid sequence MKIIEKIKLYWNFTRPFTLVAPALGFFSGGITAVGSRAHRVGLSFFQEINWMQDVYFILLGSLMAATLNAASNVLNQIYDLPIDKFNKPNRPLCTGIISIHSAKIYAGFLYAIALLLGWFVAPHGRHECFWLAFIAAVFTYIYSVPPIRTKRLGMIANITIAIPRGVMLKVAGWSAGLTIFLAEPWYIGLIFGLFLLGATTTKDFADLEGDKQYGCNTLPVRYGVKKSALIISPFFVIPWLLLPLGAMTGILTGNKSALIILGSILTVWGIFVDYLMLRKPEELATDENHISWKHMYLMMFVAQIGFAISYML; translated from the coding sequence ATGAAAATTATAGAAAAAATAAAGTTATATTGGAATTTTACTCGACCATTTACCCTCGTTGCACCAGCGTTAGGGTTTTTCTCCGGTGGTATCACTGCGGTTGGGTCTAGAGCGCATCGCGTAGGACTTAGTTTTTTCCAAGAAATCAACTGGATGCAGGATGTATATTTTATTCTACTCGGTTCCTTAATGGCAGCAACCTTAAACGCAGCGTCGAATGTTCTCAATCAAATTTACGATCTGCCGATAGATAAATTTAATAAACCAAACCGACCATTATGTACCGGGATTATCTCGATACACTCCGCGAAAATTTATGCAGGATTTCTATACGCGATTGCCCTGTTGCTCGGTTGGTTTGTAGCACCACACGGACGGCATGAATGTTTCTGGCTAGCGTTCATCGCTGCCGTTTTTACGTACATCTATTCCGTTCCACCAATTCGTACGAAACGATTAGGTATGATAGCAAATATTACTATAGCAATCCCGCGCGGGGTTATGCTTAAAGTTGCAGGGTGGTCAGCCGGACTGACCATTTTTTTGGCTGAACCGTGGTATATCGGCTTAATTTTCGGTCTCTTCCTGTTAGGAGCAACAACAACGAAAGATTTTGCGGATTTAGAAGGCGATAAACAATATGGATGTAATACGTTACCTGTACGATATGGGGTTAAGAAAAGCGCACTGATTATTTCACCATTTTTTGTTATTCCTTGGCTCCTATTACCACTCGGCGCAATGACCGGAATTTTAACCGGAAATAAATCCGCATTAATAATTCTGGGTAGTATTTTAACCGTTTGGGGTATTTTTGTTGATTATTTAATGTTACGCAAACCAGAAGAACTTGCAACTGATGAAAATCATATCTCCTGGAAGCATATGTATTTAATGATGTTTGTCGCCCAAATCGGATTTGCCATATCGTATATGTTATAA
- a CDS encoding DUF92 domain-containing protein — MEITHSFIQAILVNGIIAGIAYYTKVVRKSGIIGGLLVGIPIYYFLGYRGFIILFAMFILGTLATKIGFRTKQDLGLAEAEAGARGFTNVIAKCLPGVVFAFLSSFADEYSGFFFKAMSLGFITSFATGAFDTVSGEIGQVYGKRAFTLLPPKKAKPGTEGAISFEGTLAGLLAALIVILLGYWLILSQCPMKFKQAVFIPITAAIIANLIESILGSQFEQKQLLGKFGSNLINITLGGTLAVLLFRIL, encoded by the coding sequence ATGGAAATAACTCACTCTTTTATCCAAGCAATTTTAGTTAATGGAATTATTGCCGGTATCGCCTATTACACAAAAGTGGTTCGTAAATCTGGGATAATCGGTGGATTATTGGTCGGGATACCGATTTATTATTTTCTCGGATACCGCGGGTTTATCATACTATTTGCGATGTTTATTTTAGGAACATTGGCAACCAAAATTGGATTTAGAACAAAACAAGACCTTGGATTAGCTGAAGCGGAAGCAGGAGCACGCGGATTCACTAATGTGATTGCAAAATGTTTACCTGGGGTAGTGTTTGCTTTTCTAAGTTCATTTGCTGATGAGTATAGCGGTTTTTTCTTCAAAGCGATGTCATTAGGATTTATCACATCATTTGCAACCGGCGCGTTTGATACCGTCTCTGGTGAAATTGGGCAAGTATATGGTAAACGCGCATTTACCCTACTCCCGCCTAAAAAAGCTAAACCGGGAACTGAAGGCGCAATTTCTTTCGAGGGTACCCTAGCAGGACTACTCGCTGCGCTCATTGTCATTCTATTAGGTTATTGGCTGATTTTATCTCAATGCCCGATGAAATTTAAACAAGCGGTTTTTATTCCAATCACGGCAGCTATCATAGCAAATCTAATTGAAAGTATCCTTGGTTCGCAGTTCGAACAAAAACAATTACTCGGTAAATTTGGGTCAAATCTTATTAATATAACCCTTGGTGGTACTCTCGCAGTATTACTTTTCAGAATTCTATGA
- a CDS encoding 4Fe-4S binding protein: MFKEKLVLNFPHSTIDQPIIYRLIKDHDVEVNILRARITPKEEGEMVVELTGRSKQHLQQVRDYLIAHGVKLQPLEKDITWIQDRCTHCTVCVAVCPVRAFKVDLKTKEITFDREKCIACELCIPACPYRAMEIRI; encoded by the coding sequence ATGTTTAAAGAGAAACTGGTTCTAAATTTTCCACATTCGACGATTGACCAACCGATAATTTATCGGTTGATTAAAGACCATGATGTTGAAGTGAATATCCTTCGCGCGCGGATTACCCCGAAAGAAGAAGGAGAAATGGTAGTAGAATTAACCGGAAGAAGTAAACAACATCTCCAACAGGTTCGAGACTATTTGATTGCACATGGTGTTAAACTGCAACCTCTAGAAAAGGATATCACCTGGATTCAAGACCGATGCACGCACTGTACCGTTTGCGTTGCTGTTTGTCCAGTTAGAGCGTTTAAAGTTGACCTTAAAACGAAAGAAATTACGTTCGATAGAGAAAAATGTATCGCGTGTGAACTCTGTATTCCAGCATGTCCGTATCGGGCAATGGAAATCCGCATTTAA